A window of Streptomyces marispadix contains these coding sequences:
- a CDS encoding M4 family metallopeptidase, whose amino-acid sequence MRSLSKKQRISALAATAALVVAGVTAGTATAGPSEKESTAKAGAQPAAMSAVQKTQLIKKADSAEAKAADAKALGLGSKEKLQVSDVIKNQDGSTHVRYERTYDGMPVLGGDLVVHKSKSGKQTGVTKNTKADIKVSTEGVSAAEKPATPKAKGSKAPRKVVYASSGKPVLAWETVKGGTQKSGAPSQLHVITDAKTGKKLNQYQAIQEADGTGASQYSGEVKLTTDGSDGNFTLTDKSRGSSKTTNLENSESGDGKEFTDKDNKWGTGKPEDAQTAAVDAHYGGMQTWDFYKEVFKREGIAGDGKGAPSRVHYGDNYVNAFWDDSCFCMTYGDGEGNKAPLTSLDVAAHEMSHGVTSTTAKLEYAGESGGLNEATSDIFAAAVEFHAPENKEDVGDFLVGEEIDINGDGTPLRYMDKPSKDGNSLDEWSDKAGDVDVHYSSGIANHWFFLMSMGSGKSEKNGVKYDSPTSDGSTVKGIGITKAQQIWFKALTENMTSNTDYKAAREATVKASNDLFGKDSTETKTVEAAWTAVAVK is encoded by the coding sequence GTGAGATCCCTCAGCAAGAAGCAGCGGATATCCGCCCTTGCAGCCACAGCCGCGCTCGTCGTTGCCGGCGTCACCGCCGGTACGGCCACCGCCGGTCCCTCGGAGAAGGAGTCGACCGCGAAGGCCGGCGCTCAGCCCGCCGCCATGAGCGCGGTCCAGAAGACCCAGCTCATCAAGAAGGCCGACTCCGCCGAGGCGAAGGCCGCGGACGCCAAGGCTCTCGGCCTCGGCTCCAAGGAGAAGCTCCAGGTCAGCGACGTCATCAAGAACCAGGACGGCTCGACCCACGTCCGCTACGAGCGCACGTACGACGGCATGCCGGTCCTCGGCGGCGACCTGGTCGTCCACAAGTCCAAGTCCGGCAAGCAGACCGGCGTCACCAAGAACACCAAGGCCGACATCAAGGTCTCCACCGAGGGTGTCAGCGCCGCCGAGAAGCCGGCCACCCCGAAGGCGAAGGGCAGCAAGGCCCCCCGCAAGGTCGTCTACGCCAGCTCAGGCAAGCCCGTGCTCGCCTGGGAGACGGTCAAGGGTGGCACCCAGAAGTCCGGCGCCCCGAGCCAGCTCCACGTCATCACCGACGCCAAGACCGGCAAGAAGCTCAACCAGTACCAGGCCATCCAGGAGGCCGACGGCACCGGCGCCAGCCAGTACTCCGGCGAGGTCAAGCTCACCACCGACGGTTCGGACGGCAACTTCACGCTGACCGACAAGTCCCGTGGCAGCAGCAAGACCACGAACCTGGAGAACAGCGAGAGCGGTGACGGCAAGGAGTTCACCGACAAGGACAACAAGTGGGGCACCGGCAAGCCCGAAGACGCCCAGACCGCGGCCGTCGACGCTCACTACGGCGGCATGCAGACCTGGGACTTCTACAAGGAGGTCTTCAAGCGCGAAGGCATCGCGGGTGACGGCAAGGGTGCGCCCAGCCGCGTCCACTACGGCGACAACTACGTCAACGCCTTCTGGGACGACTCCTGCTTCTGCATGACGTACGGCGACGGCGAGGGCAACAAGGCCCCGCTCACCTCGCTGGACGTCGCGGCCCACGAGATGTCGCACGGCGTCACCTCCACGACCGCGAAGCTCGAGTACGCGGGCGAGTCCGGCGGTCTCAACGAGGCCACCTCGGACATCTTCGCCGCGGCCGTCGAGTTCCACGCTCCGGAGAACAAGGAGGACGTGGGCGACTTCCTCGTCGGCGAGGAGATCGACATCAACGGCGACGGCACCCCGCTGCGCTACATGGACAAGCCCAGCAAGGACGGCAACTCGCTCGACGAGTGGAGCGACAAGGCCGGCGACGTGGACGTGCACTACTCGTCCGGCATCGCCAACCACTGGTTCTTCCTGATGTCCATGGGCAGCGGCAAGTCCGAGAAGAACGGCGTGAAGTACGACTCGCCGACCTCCGACGGCTCCACGGTCAAGGGCATCGGCATCACCAAGGCCCAGCAGATCTGGTTCAAGGCGCTGACCGAGAACATGACCTCCAACACGGACTACAAGGCAGCCCGTGAGGCCACGGTCAAGGCGTCCAACGACCTCTTCGGCAAGGACAGCACCGAGACCAAGACGGTCGAGGCCGCCTGGACGGCCGTGGCGGTCAAGTGA
- a CDS encoding ABC transporter ATP-binding protein, whose product MPGQSGRPDPARLPDGADPFDGDVLPAPPHAARTLLASLLRPHRARVAATALLLLLQQAAVQAGPLLVAFAIDQAVPALRGGGGQAPDQGPLIAVGLAYLVCATASGGLQYAFIVAAARVNQRVLLDLRGRIYRHAQALDVDFHDRYTSGRLISRSTTDVASLRELLDEGLQELLAVIVSVVYIVITLLWLDPGLGAAALASFVPLALLVRGFQRRSKRVYRGKSTAMAAVIVKFTETVGGIRAVQAFRRERANDGAFARLNGRHWKMNGDSLLEMARYVVNSRVTANSAVAAIVLWGAYRVADGDLALGVLAAAALYLRRLYEPIDHLGMFLNSYQSAAASLEKIAGLLAQRPSVPEPSAPGGLPPRRERQPGREVVFDAVSFGYRTGGEVLPSFQLTLHAGQTVALVGATGAGKSTLVKLLARFYDPTSGRVLLDGVDLRDLAGPELRRNVVMVTQEAFLFSGTVAENIAIGRPDATREQIEGAAKALGAHEFIAALPEGYDTDVRKRGGRISAGQRQLVAFARALLADPAVLILDEATSSLDIPGEQAVQQAMSTVLRDRTAVVIAHRLSTVEIADRVLVMDHGRLVEDGTPAQLTAGEGRFADLHSAWRESLA is encoded by the coding sequence CTGCCCGGTCAGAGCGGCCGCCCCGATCCCGCGCGACTGCCGGACGGGGCCGACCCGTTCGACGGCGACGTGCTGCCCGCACCGCCCCATGCCGCGCGCACCCTGCTCGCCTCGCTGCTGCGCCCGCACCGTGCGCGCGTCGCCGCGACCGCGCTGCTGCTCCTCCTCCAGCAGGCCGCAGTGCAGGCGGGCCCGCTGCTCGTGGCGTTCGCCATCGACCAGGCAGTGCCCGCGCTGCGCGGCGGGGGCGGCCAGGCACCCGACCAGGGTCCGCTGATCGCGGTCGGACTCGCCTATCTGGTCTGCGCGACTGCTTCGGGCGGCCTCCAGTACGCGTTCATCGTCGCCGCCGCCCGCGTCAACCAGCGCGTGCTGCTCGATCTGCGCGGGCGGATCTACCGTCACGCGCAGGCACTCGACGTCGACTTCCACGACCGCTACACCTCGGGCCGGCTCATCTCCCGTTCCACCACGGACGTGGCCTCGCTGCGCGAACTCCTCGACGAGGGGCTCCAGGAGCTGCTGGCCGTCATCGTCTCCGTCGTGTACATCGTGATCACTCTGCTCTGGCTGGACCCCGGTCTCGGTGCCGCGGCACTGGCGAGCTTCGTACCGCTGGCGCTGCTCGTACGCGGCTTCCAGCGCCGTTCGAAGCGCGTCTACCGCGGCAAGTCGACCGCGATGGCGGCCGTCATCGTCAAGTTCACGGAGACAGTGGGCGGAATCCGCGCGGTGCAGGCGTTCCGCCGCGAGCGCGCCAACGACGGCGCGTTCGCCCGGCTCAACGGCCGCCACTGGAAGATGAACGGGGACTCGCTGCTGGAGATGGCCCGCTACGTCGTCAACTCGCGGGTGACGGCGAACAGCGCGGTCGCCGCGATCGTGCTGTGGGGCGCCTACCGGGTGGCCGACGGCGACCTGGCCCTCGGCGTGCTCGCCGCCGCCGCGCTCTATCTGCGCAGGCTCTACGAGCCGATCGACCACCTCGGCATGTTCCTCAACTCCTATCAGTCCGCGGCCGCTTCACTGGAGAAGATCGCCGGTCTGCTCGCCCAGCGGCCGTCCGTGCCGGAACCGTCCGCGCCCGGCGGCCTCCCGCCGCGCCGCGAACGGCAGCCGGGCCGCGAAGTCGTCTTCGACGCGGTCTCGTTCGGCTACCGCACGGGCGGCGAGGTGCTGCCGTCCTTCCAACTGACGCTGCACGCGGGGCAGACCGTGGCGCTCGTCGGCGCCACCGGCGCGGGCAAGTCCACGCTCGTGAAGCTGCTGGCCCGCTTCTACGACCCTACGAGCGGACGCGTGCTGCTCGACGGCGTCGACCTCCGCGATCTGGCCGGGCCCGAACTGCGGCGCAATGTGGTGATGGTGACCCAGGAGGCGTTCCTCTTCTCGGGCACCGTCGCCGAGAACATCGCCATCGGCCGTCCCGACGCCACCCGCGAGCAGATCGAGGGTGCCGCCAAGGCCCTGGGCGCGCACGAGTTCATCGCCGCGCTCCCCGAGGGGTACGACACCGACGTACGCAAGCGGGGCGGCCGCATCTCGGCGGGGCAGCGCCAACTCGTGGCGTTCGCCCGCGCGTTGCTGGCCGATCCCGCGGTGCTGATCCTCGACGAGGCCACCTCGTCGCTGGACATTCCAGGCGAACAGGCCGTGCAGCAGGCGATGTCGACGGTGCTGCGCGACCGTACGGCCGTCGTCATCGCACACCGGCTCTCCACGGTGGAGATCGCCGACCGCGTACTGGTGATGGACCACGGCCGACTGGTGGAAGACGGCACTCCGGCCCAACTGACCGCCGGCGAGGGAAGATTCGCAGATCTTCACAGTGCGTGGCGGGAGAGCCTGGCCTAG
- a CDS encoding ABC transporter ATP-binding protein, whose translation MPGDEGRSAVRSLLRLWPYVRPVRVRMFGAALVAVLASCTGLVIPLVLKWLVDGPVADRDTAGVWAGGALLLGVGVLEAGLFALRRWLSARPLAGVEAAMRADFYQHLQRLPVSFHDRWPSGQLLSRATTDLELLRRFLSFGVTFLLVNAVTVLAGCVILLSQRWTLALVVLGPFVPLVWLCTVFENRYARAARRAQDQIGDLTTLVEEAVLGIRVIKGFGRHRSQARAFRALSGRLLGTELAKARLLARIWAVIMLLPELAIGAALVLGTLQVAEGGLSAGTLVAFLSTALALRWPVESTGFLLALSNEAATATERFFEVLDEPLPPDVLREAGTGTDTGTGPARVPGPAGRPSAGAPSGGRRSGHGDGLRFSGVVFRYPDSPVEDPPVLDGVDLHVRTGETMALVGATGSGKTTLTALVPRLHEVTAGRITLDGEDVGAMRRAELRARVAVAFEEPTLFSASVAENVLMGADAELNPEAGPEPNPGPGPGPGPDSRGGPDGAAAPDEASDADGGSVPLPGPRANGDATATQAALDRALRVSQAHEFVAALPHGARTQVGEQGLSLSGGQRQRLALARAVVARPPFLVLDDPLSALDVHTEAAVEAALREVLASTTALVVAHRSSTVLLADRVALLSGGRIAAVGTHQELLESSAQYRRLMSGSDQPAKEGS comes from the coding sequence TTGCCCGGTGACGAGGGCCGTTCCGCGGTGCGTTCGCTGCTGCGGCTGTGGCCCTACGTAAGACCGGTGCGGGTGCGGATGTTCGGCGCGGCGCTGGTCGCCGTGCTCGCCTCGTGCACCGGGCTCGTCATCCCGCTCGTACTGAAGTGGCTCGTCGACGGGCCGGTCGCCGACCGCGACACCGCGGGAGTCTGGGCGGGCGGTGCGCTGCTGCTGGGCGTCGGGGTCCTGGAGGCGGGGCTGTTCGCGCTGCGGCGGTGGCTGAGCGCGCGTCCGCTCGCGGGCGTGGAGGCGGCCATGAGGGCCGACTTCTACCAACATCTCCAGCGGCTTCCGGTCTCCTTCCACGACCGCTGGCCGAGCGGGCAGCTCCTCTCCCGGGCGACGACGGACCTCGAACTGCTGCGCAGATTCCTGTCGTTCGGAGTGACCTTCCTGCTGGTGAACGCGGTGACGGTGCTCGCGGGCTGCGTCATTCTCCTCTCGCAGCGCTGGACCCTGGCGCTCGTGGTCCTCGGGCCTTTCGTTCCGCTGGTGTGGCTGTGCACCGTCTTCGAGAACCGCTACGCACGTGCCGCGCGCCGGGCGCAGGACCAGATCGGGGACCTGACGACGCTCGTCGAGGAGGCCGTGCTCGGCATCCGCGTCATCAAGGGCTTCGGACGGCACCGCAGTCAGGCGCGGGCGTTCCGCGCGCTGTCGGGCAGGCTGCTCGGCACGGAACTGGCCAAGGCACGGCTGCTCGCCCGCATCTGGGCGGTGATCATGCTGCTGCCGGAACTGGCCATCGGGGCCGCGCTGGTGCTCGGCACATTGCAGGTGGCGGAGGGCGGGCTCTCCGCGGGCACTCTCGTGGCCTTCCTCTCCACGGCGCTGGCGCTGCGCTGGCCCGTGGAGTCGACCGGGTTCCTGCTGGCGTTGAGCAACGAGGCGGCGACGGCGACCGAGCGCTTCTTCGAGGTGCTCGACGAGCCGCTGCCGCCGGACGTGCTGCGGGAGGCGGGCACGGGCACGGATACGGGTACGGGCCCCGCGCGGGTGCCGGGGCCTGCCGGGCGCCCGTCCGCTGGTGCGCCCTCGGGCGGCCGTAGGAGCGGCCACGGCGACGGGCTGCGCTTCAGCGGCGTCGTCTTCCGCTACCCCGACTCCCCCGTGGAGGACCCGCCCGTACTCGACGGCGTCGATCTGCACGTACGTACCGGGGAGACGATGGCTCTCGTCGGCGCCACGGGCAGCGGCAAGACGACGCTGACGGCGCTCGTGCCGAGGCTGCACGAGGTGACGGCGGGCCGGATCACCCTGGACGGCGAGGACGTCGGGGCCATGCGCCGTGCCGAGCTACGGGCCAGGGTCGCGGTGGCGTTCGAGGAGCCGACGCTGTTCTCCGCGAGCGTGGCGGAGAACGTACTCATGGGCGCGGACGCGGAGTTGAACCCCGAGGCGGGTCCCGAGCCGAACCCCGGGCCGGGTCCCGGACCGGGCCCGGATTCGAGGGGCGGACCGGACGGGGCCGCGGCGCCGGACGAGGCATCGGACGCGGACGGCGGGTCCGTGCCGTTGCCCGGACCGCGGGCGAACGGCGACGCGACAGCCACGCAAGCCGCACTCGACCGCGCGCTGCGCGTCTCGCAGGCCCACGAATTCGTAGCCGCCCTGCCGCACGGCGCCCGTACCCAGGTCGGGGAACAGGGCCTCAGCCTCTCCGGCGGCCAGCGCCAGCGACTCGCCCTGGCGCGTGCGGTCGTGGCACGGCCGCCCTTTCTCGTACTGGACGATCCGCTCTCCGCACTGGATGTTCACACGGAGGCCGCGGTCGAGGCGGCGCTCCGCGAGGTGCTGGCGTCGACCACGGCGCTCGTGGTGGCGCACCGGTCGTCGACCGTGCTGCTGGCGGACCGTGTGGCGCTGCTGTCCGGTGGACGCATCGCCGCCGTCGGCACGCACCAGGAACTGCTGGAGTCCAGCGCCCAGTACCGCCGCCTGATGTCCGGCAGCGACCAGCCCGCGAAGGAGGGGAGTTGA
- a CDS encoding L,D-transpeptidase, with product MDRVGRTGQAGRKGLPVRRTMLKCSWAVLCAVGALLAGCGTMVEPQTPAQLIEVLPRDGSRDVTKDDTLRITATEGRLDKVRVTRRSRGAGHTVPGSITPDGRTWRPSAPARRLELGSEYRVDVVALDDEGRRAARHTSFTTKAQPRRFIGFFTPEHRQTVGTGMILSIRFNRRITERAAVERGIHVSASPPVKVAPHWFGATRLDFRPEEFWEPGTRVTLDLRLRGVRGAPGVYGVQRKRVHFTVGRDQRSVVDARRHTMTVTRDGQIVGSVPVTTGSAKNPTYSGDMVISQKFEVTRMNARTVGFGGEYDIDDVPHAMRLTDSGTFLHGNYWAPKRTFGKENVSHGCIGLRDRKGGDPGSPAGAFFRDSLTGDVVTVKNSGERTVAPGNGLSGWNMSWQAWRAGSALRPAS from the coding sequence ATGGATCGGGTGGGGCGGACGGGACAGGCGGGCCGGAAAGGCCTGCCGGTGAGACGCACGATGCTGAAGTGCTCGTGGGCGGTGCTGTGCGCGGTCGGCGCTCTTCTCGCCGGCTGCGGCACGATGGTCGAACCCCAGACGCCGGCACAGCTCATCGAGGTGCTGCCGAGGGACGGCAGCAGGGACGTGACGAAGGACGACACTCTGCGCATCACCGCGACCGAGGGCCGCCTGGACAAGGTGCGGGTCACCCGCAGAAGCCGGGGCGCGGGCCACACGGTCCCCGGCAGCATCACCCCCGACGGGCGCACCTGGCGCCCCTCGGCGCCTGCCCGCAGGCTCGAACTCGGCAGCGAGTACCGGGTCGACGTCGTCGCGCTCGACGACGAGGGCCGTCGTGCCGCGCGGCACACCAGCTTCACCACCAAAGCGCAGCCGCGCCGCTTCATCGGCTTCTTCACGCCCGAGCACCGGCAGACCGTGGGCACCGGCATGATCCTCTCGATCCGCTTCAACCGCCGGATCACCGAGCGCGCCGCGGTCGAGCGCGGCATCCACGTCTCGGCGTCCCCGCCCGTGAAGGTGGCGCCGCACTGGTTCGGCGCCACCCGGCTGGACTTCCGCCCCGAGGAGTTCTGGGAGCCGGGCACCCGCGTCACGCTGGACCTCCGGCTGCGCGGCGTGCGCGGCGCCCCCGGCGTCTACGGGGTGCAGCGCAAGCGCGTCCACTTCACCGTCGGACGGGACCAGCGCAGCGTGGTCGACGCGCGACGGCACACGATGACGGTGACGCGCGACGGCCAGATCGTAGGCAGCGTTCCCGTCACCACGGGCTCGGCGAAGAACCCGACGTACTCGGGGGACATGGTCATCAGCCAGAAGTTCGAAGTGACGCGCATGAACGCACGGACCGTCGGATTCGGCGGCGAATACGACATCGACGACGTGCCGCACGCGATGCGCCTCACCGACAGCGGCACCTTCCTGCACGGCAACTACTGGGCCCCGAAGCGGACGTTCGGCAAGGAGAACGTCAGCCATGGATGCATCGGGCTGCGCGACAGGAAGGGGGGCGACCCGGGCAGCCCGGCCGGTGCGTTCTTCCGCGACTCCCTCACGGGCGACGTGGTCACCGTGAAAAACTCCGGGGAGCGTACGGTCGCACCCGGCAACGGCCTGAGCGGCTGGAACATGTCGTGGCAGGCGTGGAGGGCGGGCTCCGCGCTGCGCCCGGCGAGCTGA
- a CDS encoding L,D-transpeptidase, whose product MRGAVQGAVQGVRGAVQGDGRAQVIGGSAVGLVVIGLVLLLTLTTCGGAGGAGGAGAQEKPEKSRAVVEISPKDGADGVGTEDALKVTAEKGKLVKVDVKDEDGKAVEGELADGGRTWKPAKHLTTKTKYTVEAHAKDTHGLKATKRARFTTLTPDSTFIGRFTPEDGDKVGVGMPVSINFNHAIEDREAVEKAISVTADPEVDVEGHWFGNNRLDFRPEEYWESGTKVKLDLDLDGVEGYDGVYGEQDKSVGFTIGRSQVSVVDAKTKKMTVKRDGKTLKKVDISSGSPEHPTYNGRMVISERHKETRMDGNTVGFGRDEEAGGYDIKDVPHAMRLSTSGTFIHGNYWLTQGQFGTVNASHGCVGLFDKRGGGDKSTPGAWFFRESIIGDVVEIKNSKDKTIQPDNGLNGWNMDWDEWKAPQK is encoded by the coding sequence ATACGGGGGGCCGTGCAGGGGGCCGTACAAGGTGTGCGGGGTGCGGTCCAGGGGGACGGCAGAGCTCAGGTCATAGGCGGGTCCGCCGTCGGCCTCGTCGTCATCGGGCTGGTGCTGCTGCTGACGCTCACGACGTGCGGCGGCGCGGGCGGAGCCGGCGGCGCGGGCGCCCAGGAGAAGCCCGAGAAGTCCCGTGCCGTGGTGGAGATATCACCCAAGGACGGCGCCGACGGCGTCGGCACAGAGGACGCCCTGAAGGTCACCGCGGAAAAGGGCAAGCTGGTCAAGGTCGACGTCAAGGACGAGGACGGCAAGGCCGTCGAGGGTGAACTCGCCGACGGCGGCAGGACCTGGAAGCCCGCGAAGCACCTGACGACGAAGACGAAGTACACCGTCGAGGCACACGCCAAGGACACCCACGGCCTCAAGGCCACCAAGCGGGCACGGTTCACCACCCTCACCCCCGACAGCACCTTCATAGGCCGCTTCACCCCCGAGGACGGCGACAAGGTGGGCGTGGGAATGCCCGTCTCGATCAACTTCAACCACGCCATCGAGGACCGCGAGGCAGTGGAGAAGGCCATCTCCGTCACCGCCGATCCGGAGGTCGACGTCGAGGGCCACTGGTTCGGCAACAACCGCCTCGACTTCCGGCCCGAGGAGTACTGGGAGTCCGGTACGAAGGTGAAGCTCGACCTCGACCTCGACGGCGTGGAGGGCTACGACGGCGTCTACGGTGAGCAGGACAAGTCGGTGGGCTTCACCATCGGCCGCAGCCAGGTCAGCGTCGTCGACGCGAAGACGAAGAAGATGACCGTGAAGCGCGACGGCAAGACGCTGAAGAAGGTCGACATCAGCTCCGGAAGCCCCGAACACCCCACGTACAACGGCCGCATGGTGATCAGTGAGCGTCACAAGGAGACGCGCATGGACGGCAACACCGTGGGCTTCGGACGTGACGAGGAAGCAGGCGGCTACGACATCAAGGACGTGCCGCACGCCATGCGGCTGTCGACCTCCGGGACCTTCATACACGGCAACTACTGGCTGACGCAGGGACAGTTCGGGACGGTCAACGCCAGCCACGGCTGCGTCGGGCTCTTCGACAAGAGGGGCGGCGGCGACAAGAGCACGCCGGGCGCCTGGTTCTTCAGGGAGTCGATCATCGGCGACGTCGTCGAGATCAAGAACTCCAAGGACAAGACGATCCAGCCGGACAACGGCCTCAACGGCTGGAACATGGACTGGGACGAGTGGAAGGCGCCGCAGAAGTAG
- a CDS encoding enoyl-CoA hydratase/isomerase family protein codes for MTVNLEVAEGVGTIRLDRPPMNALDVATQDRLRGLAEEATERDDVRAVVIYGGEKVFAAGADIKEMQAMDHAAMVKRSKALQDSFTAVARIPKPVVAAVTGYALGGGCELALCADIRVAGEGAKLGQPEILLGLIPGAGGTQRLARLVGPSKAKDMIFTGRQVKAPEALEMGLVDRVVPDEQVYEESRAWAERLAKGPAIALRAAKESVDAGLETDIDTGLAVERNWFAGLFATEDRATGMRSFVEEGPGKAKFA; via the coding sequence ATGACTGTGAATCTCGAAGTCGCCGAGGGCGTCGGCACGATCCGCCTGGACCGTCCCCCGATGAACGCGCTGGACGTCGCCACCCAGGACCGGCTGCGTGGACTCGCCGAGGAGGCCACGGAACGCGACGACGTGCGGGCCGTCGTGATCTACGGAGGCGAGAAGGTGTTCGCCGCCGGAGCGGACATCAAGGAGATGCAGGCCATGGACCACGCGGCCATGGTGAAGCGCTCCAAGGCGCTCCAGGACTCCTTCACCGCCGTGGCACGCATCCCCAAGCCCGTGGTCGCCGCCGTCACCGGCTACGCGCTGGGCGGGGGCTGCGAGTTGGCGCTCTGCGCGGACATCCGGGTCGCGGGGGAGGGCGCCAAGCTGGGCCAGCCGGAGATCCTGCTGGGGCTGATCCCCGGAGCGGGCGGCACCCAGCGGCTCGCACGGCTCGTCGGGCCGTCGAAGGCCAAGGACATGATCTTCACCGGGCGTCAGGTCAAGGCCCCGGAGGCGCTGGAGATGGGCCTGGTCGACCGGGTCGTGCCCGACGAACAGGTCTACGAGGAGTCGCGGGCGTGGGCGGAGCGGCTGGCCAAGGGCCCGGCGATCGCGCTGCGTGCGGCCAAGGAGTCCGTCGACGCCGGCCTGGAGACGGACATCGACACCGGCCTCGCGGTCGAACGCAACTGGTTCGCGGGCCTGTTCGCTACGGAGGACCGCGCCACGGGCATGCGCAGCTTCGTCGAGGAGGGGCCGGGCAAGGCGAAGTTCGCCTGA
- a CDS encoding cellulase family glycosylhydrolase: MQRHSAKLLSPDGSPLLWIGVNYWSRTGGPLMWRHYDAAVVDEELRTMRDHGITLTRSFLYWPDFMPEENSLDQAMLERYDDFLERHAALGMHTVPTFLVGHMSGQNWDPAWRDGRDVFADASFVAQQEWYVRETTARWKDHPAVAGWLLTNEMPIYADWPSRGIGTLDAATVTAWAKTLVGAVRSAGATQPVSIGDGAWGVETSGADNGFRVRDLAPLVDFHGPHVYNMETDAVRQHLGAAFVCELLDIGGKPVILEEFGLTSDYVSEENAAHYYRQILHNSLLAGATGWIAWNNTDYDALEDQEPYSHHPFEMHFGITDSEGRPKEQLREVKRFTEVLRRTDAARLHRPPARTAIVVSSFLERMYPFTQADDRTSVAVNTRQAYVAAREADLGVGLAREADGLPDDCALYLLPSAKQLTAPGWTRLRALAESGATVYASYFAGEHAHQRGAWWPKLDETFGVRKQLRYGLADPIEGDELRMVFRRDFGGIAEGEELVFPVEGTENSRSYLPVEADGAEVVATDEHGRPALLVRRTGEGAFVLCTYPVEHMAARTPRVNPEPTWRLYAALAAEAGAAPEVSTADPRVMTARMEHEDGRGYVWFVSQHDAPLTARPVLTGGAASARLIGLDGADLREFELPPFGVVVAEMAP, encoded by the coding sequence ATGCAGCGCCACTCCGCGAAACTCCTCAGCCCCGACGGTTCCCCGCTGCTGTGGATCGGCGTCAACTACTGGTCCCGTACGGGCGGTCCGCTGATGTGGCGTCACTACGACGCCGCGGTCGTCGACGAGGAGTTGCGCACGATGCGCGACCACGGCATCACCCTCACCCGCAGCTTCCTCTACTGGCCGGACTTCATGCCGGAGGAGAACTCTCTGGACCAGGCGATGCTGGAGCGCTACGACGACTTCCTGGAGCGGCACGCCGCCCTCGGCATGCACACCGTCCCCACCTTCCTGGTCGGCCATATGTCCGGGCAGAACTGGGACCCGGCCTGGCGCGACGGCCGCGACGTCTTCGCGGACGCCTCGTTCGTCGCCCAGCAGGAGTGGTACGTGAGGGAGACGACCGCACGCTGGAAGGACCACCCTGCCGTCGCGGGCTGGCTGCTGACGAACGAGATGCCCATCTACGCCGACTGGCCCTCGCGCGGTATCGGCACGCTTGACGCGGCCACCGTCACGGCGTGGGCGAAAACCCTTGTGGGCGCTGTCCGTTCGGCAGGGGCGACCCAGCCGGTGTCCATCGGCGACGGAGCCTGGGGCGTGGAGACCTCGGGAGCGGACAACGGCTTCCGCGTCCGTGATCTGGCGCCCCTCGTCGACTTCCACGGGCCGCACGTCTACAACATGGAGACCGACGCCGTACGCCAGCACCTGGGCGCGGCCTTCGTCTGCGAGCTGCTCGACATCGGCGGAAAGCCCGTGATCCTGGAGGAGTTCGGGCTGACCTCCGACTACGTCTCGGAGGAGAACGCCGCCCACTACTACCGGCAGATCCTCCACAACTCCCTGCTCGCCGGAGCCACCGGCTGGATCGCCTGGAACAACACCGACTACGACGCGCTGGAGGATCAGGAGCCCTACAGCCACCACCCGTTCGAGATGCACTTCGGCATCACCGACAGCGAGGGCCGCCCCAAGGAGCAGCTTCGCGAGGTCAAGCGCTTCACGGAGGTGCTGCGCCGCACCGACGCGGCCCGGCTGCACCGGCCGCCGGCACGCACGGCGATCGTCGTCTCGTCGTTCCTGGAGAGGATGTATCCCTTCACACAGGCCGACGACCGCACCAGCGTCGCCGTCAACACCCGCCAGGCTTATGTCGCGGCACGCGAGGCCGATCTGGGAGTGGGACTGGCGAGGGAGGCCGACGGGCTGCCCGACGACTGCGCCCTGTATCTGCTGCCCTCGGCGAAGCAGCTCACCGCGCCCGGCTGGACGCGGCTGCGGGCGCTGGCGGAATCGGGCGCCACGGTCTACGCCTCGTACTTCGCGGGTGAGCACGCCCATCAGCGCGGTGCGTGGTGGCCGAAGCTCGACGAGACCTTCGGGGTGCGCAAGCAGCTTCGCTACGGGCTGGCCGACCCGATCGAGGGCGACGAGCTGCGCATGGTCTTCCGGCGGGACTTCGGCGGCATCGCCGAGGGCGAGGAGCTGGTCTTCCCCGTCGAAGGCACGGAGAACTCGCGTTCCTACCTGCCCGTCGAGGCGGACGGCGCCGAGGTCGTCGCCACCGACGAACACGGCCGCCCTGCGCTGCTGGTGCGCCGTACCGGCGAGGGCGCGTTCGTGCTGTGCACATATCCCGTGGAGCACATGGCTGCCCGTACGCCGCGCGTCAACCCGGAGCCCACGTGGCGGCTGTATGCCGCGCTCGCGGCCGAGGCAGGCGCCGCACCGGAGGTGTCCACGGCAGACCCCAGGGTGATGACGGCGCGGATGGAGCACGAGGACGGCCGTGGCTATGTGTGGTTCGTGAGCCAGCACGACGCGCCGCTGACGGCCCGGCCGGTGCTCACCGGCGGTGCCGCCTCAGCGAGGCTCATCGGGCTCGACGGCGCGGACCTGCGTGAATTCGAGCTGCCCCCCTTCGGAGTCGTCGTCGCGGAGATGGCACCGTGA